GGCACAAATTAATTGCAATGGTGCGACCAGAACAAAAACTCACTGCATCCTTCCTTCCTAATCTCAGTGAAGAAGCTTTGTGGTTctttgcaacaacaaaaaataaaatgctgcataGAAACCCATATGCTCGAACATGATGAGTGTTTGAAGTTAAACGTGTGCCACTGAACAaaggatgtgtttgtgtgcaagaaAACTAACATGGACTAACAGGAGACGATGAATACAAAACTTCAAATCAAATCCAAGCACACATTAGTATGATGTTTATTTTGCCCCTagggtgggaaaaaaaaagcctaactCGTGCAATTTATCTCCTGCAAGTCTTGGCTGGCTTCATTTATTTCAGACGTCATTGCTAAATGGACAATCATTGACTGTGCAATCGTGTATAAAACACTTAATAGACCAAAACAAGCAGTCCCTCCATTACTGTGTTAATGTGGGTTTAACCAGGCTTTCTGTCACACCATTCAAACAAATATTCCCCTTTTCATCACCCACCTCCTAACTGTCCCAAACTCAAACACCATTTAAACTCATTCACCTCACTATATTATAACATTTCTTCCTTTGTAGTGACAGAAAACACGCAGTGTGAATGGATTTTACCTTGTTTGACATCATCACCACTCTTCATGGAGAAGTGACCCAGACATTTGTGTGTAGGCTGCCTGCTCAGCAGCATATCATTCGTTTACAAATGTGTCTACAAGTAGACACATAGTGGCAGTAAGAGTTACCGAGAGAGAGGCGAGAGATGCCCACAGTGCGAAGTCCTAAGAAGGATGAAGAGCACAGCCTACGTACAGACAAGAAGCCTACGTGATGAATGACTGAATCAAAAGACCTTTCAGTGCAGTTCTGGGTTGCTATTTTGTTTCCTCGAAAATAGCCTCTGTACAGCTCAAATGACGCAAACCTGACACCTGAACAGCAtgaaacatcattttttttagcaaatCTTTGGACCAGCGAAAACCCTTTCCCGTTAGCATAATAAACTTTGGATGGATACTGTGCAAATACAGCAAAACTTGACAACGTCGCGCGGGTTACAGGCTGCAGTTAAACACGGTGTAGACAGGAAAAGGTCTGTAGAAGCTACAAAACATGTTCAAAACTCTCACTCGGAATTGAGGAATACTTAAAGTGTATCTGTCACGGGACGCTTAAATTAAATCTGTAGTCTTACCGGTGGTATTTCCGGTTTCCCACGCGTTGATGCGGTTGTGGTACACTGTGTGGTTTCCCGTTTCTCTGCCGCGCTTCAGGCGCACGCGCCCCTTTTAAGAGGTTCAATTTGTTCCATTCGCGCTTGTTCCCCTTCCCGACCCCGAGAGCACATTGATTGGCTTCCGCACCGACGACGCAAATCCTTCCGTTTACCAATGGCTGTCAGGACAGTACGCCCGCCCACAGCTGCCTGCATCCATTTGAGTCCCAGCCGGAGGAGACTATAGATGTGTCCGTCTCACAGCTTTAATGAGGCTGCAACCCTCCCATCCCCCGGCTATCTATTATTgactgtctgttgtgttttagtTGATTTTTCTCTGTGAATAGCTGTTATGTATACTACTTTACAAAGTTCTCCACGTTGTCTGTCTGCTCATGATTTACACTGAGGCAAAGTTCAATGTAAGTTTTATACTGCGTGCAGCTCATTAGAATGAGCAATAGTTACCATGTTCGGCTATTCCAGTAGCAAGTTGTCATAAAATGTTACCATTAAAATTAAGACAACAAGGAATACCATTAAAGCACACGTTATGGTAAATGCCATGTCATGAACTTGCATTGTGTTGTGCAAGTTGTTGCATTATGTTCTATCACTTTCTGTTATGTTGTGCTGCATTGCATTGCAATGTGTCGTGTTGCACTGTTGCATTATTCAGCCCTTTCCCGTCTCTGTTcagctgtgttgtgttgcacTGAGCCTTTACTGAATGTTGAGTTTGATACTGCAGCCTACCACAGTGTGATTTTACAGTATCACACAACAATATGATATACTGTGTTGTTGTAGTGTGATGTTGCTGTACACTGTGTTGCGTTGTGCAGTATTCAAGACCAGACTCAGCAGTCTTTTAGAATAATTTTGATGCCTTGGTTGTTGCCAGGCAACAGCTGTCCTGGAACAGAGATGAATGGGTGTCCCTgggctctttctctttctcatctcctTCTTTaccttcatcttttttttcttctcagtgtctctcactcacacagacacttatGTTGAGTGTAAAAGCAGTTTCGTGCAGTTTCCCTCACTCAGCAGACACTTAAAGTCCATTAAGGTGTTGTGTTGTGGGTTTTGGGACATAGTGCAACCTCTGATTCACAAGGTCTTAATGCAACTGATGTCAGCTAGTGGTTAGCGGATGTTTCTTTCAACATCAGTTGTACCTTAGTAACTGAGCAAGGGCTGATCAATGACCTTCATCTATATGAAATATGTAGTGCATATACACACCTTTGCGAATCTTCCTCACATGAGGTTTCCACACAGCAGGGCTGATACAGCCATCATCCCCTCTGTGGGATGTTGGTCAAAATACATTGGAGGCGGGAAGCACAGATATGTTTCATGAAAATAGTAATTAATTTGCAGAGAGCAGGTTGTTTGTTGTGCAGGAAATGCAGTCCACTAAACACGTAAATTGGGGAGGCAGCTTCAGTGCGTCTGAGACACACGTGAACAGAGAATTAGATTAAATGACTGAAGTTGTATGCAGCTGCATGGGCGATTTCTATCATATTCAATTTAACCAGGAATAGATAATGTTGGCTTTTAGCATCCTTTTGTCACACAGCTTGTTTGCATCTGGCAATTTTGCCAACCCGTATTCAATATTAATATTTGTTTGGAAACAGATGGGGAGGTGTAAAGatggttttcagtgaaagaTATAGTCTCCAAGGCTAAACATGGAGCTGTGTTACAAGCTGCCTGATGAATATTGCAAAATATCTACATTATTTAGCAGCTGGTCACACCTGGATTTCTATCAGTCAAGCTTAGTTTTTACTTACACAGTCTGGCCAGACAGAAATGTACCtaatcacaaaacacactgacccACACAGcacctctcctcttttcccGGTCTGTGTTTCCTGAAAGGCCATCACAGAGATTTGCAATAGTCACTATTGCTGCTGTAGCATATAAATAGTGTGCAGGTGTCTGCTTAAATGCATCATCCATCACCACTGCCCAGAGACATGCTTTACACAGGTCAAGTTCTCCACCCACTGTAAGATTCACTATTCTCATCACATCGtcgacagagagacagagcctGTCCATTTGTTTATACAGAGAGTTTTAATCAATGttagaaaacaaaatgcagtcaGGAGCTTATAAAATAACATATGAGAGCTCTTCAGCACTCATTAGTGTGGGAATGGGAGTcacaagagaaagaacaaaCTTTTGTTATTTAACATGTCAGTTACAGTATAATGCTTTCCCTTGCAAAGAAAATTAGGAAATCATAAATTGTATTGGACACCAAGTCAAAATTTCCGTGATAGTCTCGATGAAGTAAGCTAATCATACAATCAACAGAACCTCATTAATCGTTAGGTACTGACAATGATGAAATAGAACATGAGGATGTCATATTGATTTACAAATACAGATTTCATCCTCTGatgatgaaacacagaaaactgactCCACAGTGATTTCTCTATTTATCAAAATacacactgtgaatgacagGCACTTATGAATGAGTTTGCAGGTAAAGCCCTCTCCTTTAGGACACTTggcctaaaaacacacatgtactgtatttaccATTGAAAAATATGATTCACAAATTAATATCATGCTCTTGTCAAAAGTATAACTTTCTTTGTAGTCTGTAGGAATATAAAATGGATGTGGGTGCTTTCTCTATCCTGTTCACATGACAACTGAACATAGACACTTAGACATATGATATTCACTAAACAGTGCTCAAGTGCCTCAGCTTGCTTTTGAGGATCATGTTGCCTTACAGCACAGATCGAAGCCCATGGTTCAGTGGTGAATCTGCTCCATTTGGGCACTCTAAAATGATCTTTGGTGAGAATGTAAACAATTGCACCGGAACAAAAAGTAAGGCTTTAACATCTTGCAGCAAAacgaaaacaaacacatcatctCCTTACAAATGCATCTTTACCTGATTAGGAGTCCTACAACTAGTTGTCAGATTGAATGGATTAAGATAACTCCCCCTGCTTTCACACTATAAACAGTATACAGTGCTCAAAATAAGCAAGCCATAATTCAGTATAGCCACTTCCCCTTTAAACAATGAGGACAGATAATGCAGTGAGCATTGCAGTGTACATTACAGTAGAGCTACTCCTGAAGGATCCCTTTATGATACTGATTAACTGAAGCATAATGAAATAGCAGGCAGCTGCAATGAGCTGTGTGATTTGGGGGTTGAAACAAAAGCGAGACAAGCTAAAATACCCAGGTTAAGGTGGATAGTGATGGGATTACAGAATAAGAGGGACATAGGCATCAGTGTCTCTCTGGTCTCAGACATAAGGCACATTAATAGGGTACATAGTGTTGTCTCCAACCCTAATACCCCCTAATATAACAATTGGCCTGAAAACATGCTCagtaaatttgacattttgcagcCTACACTGTACATGAACATCATCCCCTATTGAGTGCAGGACACATGTGCCCCTCAGTCTGCAGTCTATCCATTCAACTATCCACCTACCCACTCGTCCATCCATTTGTCCTTCCGTCTGTCCACAGTCTACAGGCAATCTACCACTGCTCCCAGCTGAAGTCGTCCCCACccccaaacacaacaaaaaagccAAGGATGGTGAGGAAGATGACAGCATTTCCCGTCATCACCAGACCGCAGGCACCCCACTGGATCTGCAGGAGAAAAATATTCACACTGAATCAAGTCTTTTGACATGAAGAAATCCAGTCTTCTATAGATTTTCTAACAATGTGGTGGTGGCACAGTGTGCATCTCTTCAGATATAACcctgattacaaaaaaaaatttggACCCTTGTGTcaatcataaataaaacagaatgtaataattttctgatcctttttgacatgtactcaattgaaaacaccacagagacaatcatatttaatgtttgacctcatcagcttcattgattgttgtaaatattttcttattctgaatctgatgcagcaacatgtttcaaacaagttgggacttacaactaaagactgggaaagacgtggaatgctccaaaaacacctgtttggaacattccacaggtaaacaggttcattggtaacaggtgatagtctcatgattgggtatgaaaggggcatcctggaaaggctcagtcgttcacaagcgaggatggagcgaggttcaccactttgtgaacacatgactgtataaaggatattactacatgggttCAGGAACACACCACAACTACAACAactacacaaacaaatacaagcCAAGGATAGTGTGGCTGTGTTTACCGAACGGAATCAATCTGCAGAACATTTCAACATGAGAAGAGAGAACTCACTGTGCTATTGCGTGCGAGCACAATAGGAAGCCCAAAAGATGATACCACGATGCCAGTTGTTAAAAAGTAAGCCAGCTCTCTGCATGCATTGCTGGAGGAATCAGTGTCGTCACTGAGGCGCCTTGATATGAAGGTCGGGATGGGGCTTAATACGTAGAAAATCAGGACAAACAGTGGCCAGTATACCCTGCAGAAACAGTTCAAAGGATGGCTCACATTTTATGACATACAGTAGCATGTTTTTGCAGCTGGTCAGATAAAAATGAGCAGGTGCAAATTCAATAAGAAATGAGTATGCCAAAACAAACCACTCACGAATATTTAACCATTCAAAACAGAACGCAACATTTTAAAGAGGCACTCCACACATTTTACTAACCAACCACAGTTTACTTGTGTGAGGAGTATTACTCTGCCTGTAAAAATCACTGAACAATGTGACTGTGGATGAGATTTCAGGAGTCTGAAAAAATAACTGTGATGACATCAGAGTTGACTCATCTCAGGTTGTGGTTTTAACAGAAGGACTGCATTACAAACGGGGAGCGATGGGTTTGAAAGAAGTAGGCATTCAGAGCGTAGGGGGGCTCTATTGAACCACGCTGTTGAGTTGCACTATGGAAACTGTGGGATTCATCATTTCTGGAGCTTTACCCGTAAATTTCTGGGGTCTATACTGCAGTGATTTTGGCCATAATTTTTAAGCCTGCCTCTTAAAAGTCCATCAGCATTACAAAAAGTGCAGTACTAAATGGCTGGAGCTCCCCTTTACAGGTATTTTTGAgtgttgtgttgattttgttaaCTGTTGTTTATATCTCTCTGATAAACTGCGATCTTGACTATCCCTATAAGCGTAAAAATGCATGACAAATCACGTCTATGGCCCATAATAACATATATACTTAGAACAACAACTTACCCGTACTGTTCCAGTGCACAACCCAGCAGAAGAAATGTAAGTCCAATGGCACCACTGAAGGACAAACCCACCAGTGCTGAAAGAAGAGGAACATTACATTAGAagattaaataaatattaaaccTCACTGGCAGAGACGCTTTCTTCTTACGCTAGGCTTCTGCCACTTGCTCTGAACACTGCTTGTACGCTAAGTCAACATTTCAGATGAATGTACAGTGAAAAATAACAATGACTCAGAACTTAAAATAGGCTAGAAACTTAACAATGGATCGAGATAGCTTGCGACAACTCTTAGTGTCCTTGGACAGTCTTGTACGTAGTAGTAGGTTTCGAAATTATTCAGCAAAGGTCTTCTGCAATGTTGTAAAATAGGCTAACAAAGTTGTTGAGACATTGACGGTAAAGACGAACGTCTGCTAAACTTAACGAGCGTAACAGTCGGCTGCCTCATGAACGCATGAAATAAAATACCTTTAATGCCGGCCATTGCGATAAATGAGTGAAACTTTATGCctgacttttgttttgttctttgtgtaCTGTTTATGTGCTCAGGCTCTCCTTCTTGGTAGATGAACTTCCTGCTTCCTCCAACGGGAGTTTCCTTCTCTGTCACGTGACCGTCTTAAAGCGACAGTAGCCCAGCGGTCCGCTCGCGGTTTAAAACGTCACTGACAGCCGCACGCTGAATGTGCAGACCCACCTGAACAccttcgtcatcatcatcatcatcatcatcattagccGCTTGTGGGCAGATTAATtaaattcaaaagaaatcaaatagaGTTTACTCCCACGGTTGTTGCCATCCCTCGTGACGAGGATCACGAGACCATGTAGTGGTGTGACGTTACTTACATATTGTGCTGAAGCACAATTTTGAAGTACTGGTACTTTGCTTAAGTCCATTGTTTGCTACTTTATACTCCTACCTTCCGACATTTCTAATACAAATATATTTTCAACTCGACTACtcttatctgacagctgtagttacttatAATATGCTAAACCTCTTGCATACAAAACAtaagattcattcattcactcatcttCTTgacccgcgcatcccatttcggggttgcggggggctggagcctaaACATAAGATCATCTTCTAAAATACAATGCCCCGTTACATATTAAACTATCAACAGTACGCTAAGTAGTTCAAAACAGGTGTTTAGTGCATATGTATCCTTAATGATGATTGAATAGTGTAATGTATTAATTTATAATACAAGTTGAAAGCATAACACTCACAGGAGTCATTTTCCTGCTTAATGTGTGCTTTTACCTTGCAGGTTTTCGGTGTTAACTTTTACTTTTGCCATCACTGTGTGTTATATGTAACTAGTACACAGTATTATGCAGTATTTGTAGGATTATACTCTGTATCATAACTCTATTCCACCTTCAAAGTTTTGAGGTTAGGTTAGATTTCTCTTATGATGGTGGAACTATGTGCCAATGATTTTGTAAGTGAGAGCAGAACACCTTTTGGCATgtcacaggaggaaaagcacaagtCATGAAGTCAATGAtaactgtttcagtttcagtgtcctTTTGTCTCTGAATTAATTTTACTTCTGCTTAGCATTTTTAGAGGAACTAAAAGCCACAATCAGATGGCCTGACCCAACGAACCAGAGCTAAACTCAATGTGTTCCCCTCTTGGATTTTACTCCAcctgtgtgattttatttcattgttttcttgtaAGAGCACTTACAATATCACTGACAATGACTGCGTCACTGCAATTATTGTGCATATGACAACAAAGAACTTAACTGGACTTGCTGGGCTTCAGGTCCAGTGTAATATGCAGATGAAACCAGCAGGGAGGTACTGTACTTCAAAGGGCATGAGTGATCACAGAGCTGGAGCAGATGTTAGTGGACTAATGGTGCTGCTGTCCAGATGGAAATCATGCATCCATCAGAGCTGGATAAGTTCAAATGTTATGTACTGTCTGACTGCAGTAAAAAAATATAATGTCGTGAAATATTTGCAAACATCTTTATAATTTTCAGAACGGTTACTCCTGatacagaaatgtgtgtttgcgtctctgtgcttgtgtggaCGCTCAAGCTGGCATGCTGTCACTCACAATTTCCAGTTGTTATtcactgatgagttttaatTTCCTTGAATGAAGGGGTACAGATGAACGAGATAATGATTTGAGGCTTCATGGCGGTTAACACCCAGTTCTTTACTTTGAAAATGAGCACTGGGTGCAAGAGGAAATGTTCTTCATGTGAGAAATGGTACattactttattattttcttcagAATGTACCTCTCGACTCATAACCATAAAACTGACTTCCTGAGTGTGCGAGAATACACGGCGCTATGAAAGAGtttcacagaggaaatgaaaccaCTGGTTTGAGCCACATGCAGCATTTAATAGGACGAAATTATATCATGGTTGCTTGTTTTGATCACTAGGAGTGCTGATGATTTTGaaaccctgctgctgttttgccaCTGACTGATTGGTTTAAATTACAATTGGAACAATTGAAGAGAACAAGCAGGAAATTGACACTTTGCTGCTCGGGTATAagagtcacacacacgcgccgCACATgaaccaaaaataaaaagcagtttAATGTAATACAGAGAGAATCACTGCATATATCTTAGCCTCAAATGCTAACTACTGCATGAGGTGCAGCTATACTTGGAATTGAAGCTCTGTTTATACAAAAatctggaaagaaaaacaaaaagcaatgaTGGAGCAACACATGGGAGGAATTACGTGATGACTGACGGGCCGCTTCGACCTGTCCTGTGATGGAGCTGGGAAATCTTCACAGCGATGGTTGCCAGGGGTGCCAGCATCACCTGTTCCAAACAAGGATAATATGGTTAGAGACTCAAGCACCTGGCTACCTTTTGCCACTGATGCATTTCCTCGTGGAATATACATGCCTGATACATAAAGTATTTTAATGATATGTGAGGTCACAAGACTTTCAGCATTGTCAGTATCATGGAGGATTTATGAAGTCTTGTATATTTTGGTGAAATTAGTCCTGTGATGTGTCTGTCAGAATTTCATATTTTACCTGTGTGTCTTCAAAGATTTGCTCCTTCTCATAGCTGTCTATGTAGATTCGAACTGTTGCCCCTTCACTACCTGTCCCACTGAGCCTGTAGATGATTCGAGAGCCGTCAGAGAAGATTATCCGCAGACCCTGCAAAACAGCCCAGAACAGAAGCTTTTAGGGTCTGCAGGCACAGATGAGTCCCTCCAGTGTTGAAAGAGTCCAAATACCTCTGACCACTGGATACATCCAGGATCAGCCCACATAAAAACCTCACAGGAAAGCAGCTCAGTGCGTGTCATGTACCTGGTTCCTGGTGATGGTGCTGTCGACCGGGTCTGTGTACTCAAAACTGTCTGCTTTTTCCACTTGGTAGATTTTGTCTTCCACAGCAAATCTCTGCTTCACGAAGGACTTGTCAGCAATCATGATCTCCAAATCCTCCATCATTTCACAGGCTGCATCTATGTCTACATTCTCATAGTCATATCTGGACCCAAAACAACAGCTATTAACAACAGAAAAGTGCTTTATGATGAAGGTTTCCAGTAATCTAAAAGACTTTTTGATCATCAGCTGcaacaaatgcacatttctttGGTAGTGAGTTGTTATGATTATTTGTAACTGCTGTGAGTCAGCAGAGAAAATTTTTGTATGACAACTAAATGGTTTTCATTTGATACAGCTGACAGATATCTCAAGCCTTGAGCCAAGTCAACATAGGCACATTAAGAATTTAGGAAAGCACTAGATGATAAATTACAGTctgacatcatcatttatgTTTCCATTTATTGCAAGTCTTGAGTGAATATGTAACAGCACATATATTCCACTAGATGTCAGTCATGCCCTGTATGTATATTCTTAACAAGTATGTGTCATCAGCCCTCCTCCATCAGTTCCATTTATATCAGTTAAATAATGTACACTGTTTCTGCTTGGAAAtaattcagctgctgtttctgtttctgactTGCTCTGTCTTAACTTTGgctgttgttggtgttttttgaTGAATGATGGCATGTAACtctgtcaaacaaacaacacaggtCTATCCACCTCTCACCTGGTGAAGTAGTTTCTTCCATATTTTAGCCAGTGGTCCTTAACAATATCCTCCACACTCTGCCGTCTAGTGGCCAGGATGGACAGCCATGCCAGCACGGCCCAAAGCCCATCCTTCTCACGAATATGGTCTCCACCTGATATGTAATTAAGTTTAccatgcagagaaaaaacaataaaattactgtcttctttttctccctcatggagcgagagagagcacTCTTGATCTAATAACTCGATGAAGAGTTATAGTACCTGTACCAAAGCTTTCCtctccacacagagacaatctGCCTGCATCCATTAGGTTCCCAAAGAACGTCCACCCAGTGGGAGTTTCATATAACTCtatttttgttgcctttgcTACTCTGCAGGacataaaatgaaagaatattCTAAGAAAGTACAGTGaaccactgaaacaacacaagTGACACAATGAAATAACATAATATGATTCTTGCTGTTATTATTAATGTATCTTTTGAATGTGTAAATGAACATGATTTAATCTTATGATTATGATTTAATCTCATTTAAAGATCTATTTGCACCAAAAGTACTGTTAGTCTGCCATCGTTTTAACTCAGAAAATCCTTGGCTCTGTGGTTTTGGCAGGGATGTAAAAgccaggctgtttttttttttacctgtctAAGGCTGAGCTTGTGGGCATGCTGCGGGCGAAGCCTCTCACCCCTGTGTGCTGGAAATACGGGATGCAGAAGATGTTGTCAGCGATCACAGCCACAGAATCAGGTGGGGTGACGAAGAAGCCGTGCTTACCAAGGATCATGTTTCGGTCCTAGAGggccaacagacagacagcggtTAGAGGTCAAGGCCTTTGGTTCAGTCCCAGAATCCCTCAGGCCATGAATGTGAAATATATTGGTGTCCAAttagaaaaatgaagaaatgaatttGATTTTGCTTTAGAAAATct
The Chaetodon auriga isolate fChaAug3 chromosome 12, fChaAug3.hap1, whole genome shotgun sequence genome window above contains:
- the LOC143329877 gene encoding leptin receptor gene-related protein; the protein is MAGIKALVGLSFSGAIGLTFLLLGCALEQYGVYWPLFVLIFYVLSPIPTFISRRLSDDTDSSSNACRELAYFLTTGIVVSSFGLPIVLARNSTIQWGACGLVMTGNAVIFLTILGFFVVFGGGDDFSWEQW